A single Numenius arquata chromosome 1, bNumArq3.hap1.1, whole genome shotgun sequence DNA region contains:
- the TNFRSF1A gene encoding tumor necrosis factor receptor superfamily member 1A — MRGPALPCSSLGTFILTFVCVLTKESVEIAPVPYTLQAHGVALDGRDPSSPLRREKRQMQCQLGQYLHPRKTHCCMRCHAGTYKAKDCQRPDQAPVCPPCANGTFTAVDNTMSKCFPCTHCRTEFQQIVESPCTPKQDTICGCRKNQYQIGPPDHFRCRNCSSCVNGIIANCSKNRDTICRCKPGFFLTLNNVCKSCNSCSEEECLQCHSPVTTSPTSSGLNGSLVLGIIVAIFGVISVLYIVNKVVKLIQKNGVASSFYSCVSLPQTTKEPVSEVEVKRSEISILLPESQKETELSVNAAPLPSAPLLQSSHELPDCVRPARKTQLPDIPAILYTVVDHVPPSRWKEFVRRLGLSDFDLERIEMEHRRLRDAQYEMLRLWKLQMGHGATVEHISYVLNQMELSGCSEAIQEALLNQNSPQPCSLHSHL; from the exons TTTATCCTAACATTTGTCTGCGTGTTGACAAAGGAATCTGTAGAAATTGCTCCGGTGCCATATACACTGCAAGCCCATGGGGTAGCTTTGGATGGAAGAGACCCCTCTAGCCCcttgaggagagaaaagaggcagATGCAGTGTCAACTAGGACAATATCTACATCCCAGAAAGACCCACTGCTGCATGAGGTGCCATGCAG GTACCTACAAGGCAAAAGACTGTCAGCGGCCTGACCAGGCACCTGTCTGTCCTCCATGTGCTAATGGCACATTCACAGCTGTTGATAACACCATGTCAAAGTGCTTCCCGTGTACACATTGCCGTACAG aaTTCCAGCAGATAGTAGAGAGCCCTTGCACCCCAAAGCAAGATACTATATGCGGCTGTCGGAAGAATCAATATCAGATTGGCCCGCCTGATCACTTCAGGTGTAGGAACTGTAGCTCATGTGTCAATGGGATTATTGCCAACT GTTCAAAGAACAGAGACACAATTTGCAGGTGTAAGCCTGGATTCTTCCTGACACTTAATAATGTTTGCAAGTCTTGCAACAG CTGCAGTGAAGAAGAATGCCTGCAGTGTCATAGCCCAGTGACTACCTCACCAACTTCGTCTGGGCTGA ATGGGAGCCTTGTCCTTGGCATCATCGTTGCAATATTTGGAGTTATCTCTGTCCTCTACATTGTAAATAAAGTAGTGAAGCTCATCCAGAAAAATGGTGTAGCATCATCTTTCTACTCCTGTG tttctttGCCGCAGACAACCAAGGAGCCAGTATCGGAG GTTGAGGTAAAAAGAAGTGAAATTTCCATCCTTCTTCCTGAGTCCCAGAAGGAAACAGAATTGTCAGTGAATGCAGCACCACTACCATCTGCACCTCTGCTGCAAAGTTCACATGAATTACCAGACTGTGTCAGACCTGCCAGGAAGACACAGCTTCCAGACA TCCCTGCTATTCTCTACACTGTGGTAGATCATGTACCGCCATCACGGTGGAAAGAGTTTGTGAGGCGGCTGGGTCTGAGTGACTTTGATCTAGAACGAATTGAGATGGAGCATCGGCGTTTACGAGATGCCCAGTACGAAATGCTTAgactgtggaaactgcagatggGCCATGGTGCAACTGTGGAGCACATCAGCTATGTTCTCAACCAGATGGAGCTGAGTGGCTGCAGTGAAGCTATTCAAGAGGCTTTGCTAAACCAGAACTCTCCGCAACCTTGCAGCCTCCACAGCCATCTTTAA